From a single Apium graveolens cultivar Ventura chromosome 2, ASM990537v1, whole genome shotgun sequence genomic region:
- the LOC141706737 gene encoding ras-related protein RABA1f-like: MAAYRGDDDYDYLFKVVIIGDSGVGKSNLLSRFTKNEFSLDSKSTIGVEFATRSIRVDDKVVKAQIWDTAGQERYRAITSAYYRGAVGALLVYDVTRHVTFENVERWLKELRDHTDANIVIMLVGNKADLRHLRAVSTEDAKAFAEREKTYFMETSALESMNVENSFTEVLSQIYHVVSRKALEMGDDPAVLPKGQTIAVSKNDASAVKRIGCCSV, from the exons ATGGCTGCGTATAGAGGCGATGATGACTATGATTATCTGTTCAAGGTTGTTATCATTGGTGATTCGGGTGTCGGTAAGTCGAATCTTTTGTCGAGATTTACTAAGAATGAGTTTAGTTTGGATTCGAAGTCTACTATAGGTGTTGAGTTTGCTACTAGGAGTATTCGTGTCGATGATAAAGTCGTTAAGGCTCAGATTTGGGACACTGCTGGCCAAGAAAG ATATCGTGCAATTACTAGTGCATACTATCGAGGGGCAGTTGGGGCGTTGCTTGTCTACGATGTAACTCGCCATGTTACCTTTGAGAATGTCGAGAGATGGTTGAAAGAATTGAGGGACCACACTGATGCAAACATTGTGATAATGCTAGTTGGCAACAAGGCTGATTTGCGTCATCTACGTGCAGTTTCTACCGAGGATGCAAAGGCTTTTGCAGAGAGGGAAAAGACGTATTTCATGGAAACATCGGCCCTGGAGTCGATGAATGTGGAGAACTCCTTCACAGAAGTTCTCAGCCAAATATATCATGTAGTTAGCCGAAAAGCACTTGAAATGGGGGATGATCCTGCTGTATTACCTAAGGGACAAACTATCGCTGTTTCTAAAAATGATGCTTCTGCAGTGAAAAGAATCGGTTGCTGCTCTGTCTAG